From Puntigrus tetrazona isolate hp1 chromosome 8, ASM1883169v1, whole genome shotgun sequence, the proteins below share one genomic window:
- the ren gene encoding renin — MKVHCLALLVLSFSTTSTEALWRVKLKKMPSIRETLKEMGATPAQVFSEIIPKYDEPSPTNGTAPTPLINYLDTQYFGEISIGSPAQMFNVVFDTGSANLWVPSHSCSPLYTACFTHNRYDASRSLTHISNGTGFSIQYASGNVRGFLSEDVVVVGGIPVVQVFAEATALPAIPFIFAKFDGVLGMGYPDVAIDGITPVFDRIMSQRVLKQNVFSVYYSRDPTHVPGGELVLGGTDPNYHTGAFHYMNTKEQGKWEVVMKGVSVGADMLFCMDGCTAVIDTGSSYITGPASAIAILMKTIGAVELAEGGYTVNCNLVKLLPTVAFHLGGQEYSLMEEDYILWQSEFGEDICTVTFKALDVPPPTGPIWILGANFIARYYTEFDRGNNRIGFARAV; from the exons ATGAAGGTACACTGCTTGGCTCTTCTAGTCCTGTCATTCTCAACAACCAGCACAGAGGCCTTATGGAG GGTAAAATTGAAGAAAATGCCTTCCATAAGAGAAACCCTAAAGGAAATGGGTGCCACACCAGCTCAAGTGTTTTCTGAGATTATACCAAAATATGACGAACCTTCACCCACAAACGGCACAGCTCCAACACCTCTGATCAACTACTTAGAT ACTCAATACTTTGGTGAGATTAGTATTGGTTCACCAGCTCAGATGTTCAATGTTGTGTTTGACACGGGTTCTGCCAACCTCTGGGTTCCTTCTCACAGCTGTTCTCCTTTATACACAGCCTGCT TCACACACAACAGGTACGATGCTTCCAGATCCCTCACGCATATTTCCAACGGCACGGGATTCTCCATCCAATACGCTTCTGGAAACGTCAGAGGATTTCTGAGTGAGGACGTGGTTGTA GTTGGTGGTATTCCGGTGGTGCAGGTTTTTGCGGAGGCCACAGCCCTTCCTGCGATCCCGTTCATCTTTGCCAAGTTTGATGGAGTGTTAGGGATGGGATATCCAGATGTAGCCATCGATGGAATTACACCTGTGTTCGATCGCATCATGTCTCAACGAGTCCTGAAACAGAACGTCTTCTCAGTGTACTACAGCAG AGACCCGACACATGTCCCCGGTGGAGAGCTGGTGCTGGGGGGCACAGACCCAAACTACCACACTGGAGCCTTCCACTATATGAATACCAAAGAGCAAGGCAAGTGGGAGGTTGTCATGAAGGG AGTGTCTGTGGGTGCCGATATGCTGTTCTGCATGGACGGCTGTACGGCTGTGATTGACACAGGCTCCTCCTACATCACAGGTCCTGCTTCCGCCATTGCCATTCTGATGAAAACAATTGGTGCCGTTGAGCTGGCAGAGGGAGGG TACACTGTCAACTGTAATCTGGTCAAGTTGTTGCCCACTGTGGCTTTTCATCTCGGTGGTCAGGAATATTCTCTCATGGAAGAGGACTATATTCTCTGG CAGTCAGAGTTCGGGGAGGACATCTGCACTGTGACGTTCAAAGCGTTGGATGTGCCGCCCCCTACTGGTCCCATCTGGATACTGGGGGCGAACTTCATAGCTCGATACTATACGGAGTTTGATCGGGGAAATAATCGCATCGGCTTTGCTCGAGCAGTCTGA
- the csf1b gene encoding macrophage colony-stimulating factor 1b isoform X2, producing the protein MNNFTPLHFYRTKGKNVCVLMLLCVPLSMMDIPGPCKHAITMDHLLQLKQLISNQLRTGCSITYTFIERKHLSVVCYVKAALPRVLELFNVHFRYVRGSGSAQAVVSIQNLILNFYSQHCIPSLDEQLEEDPVAFERQYKESPVQALQRVEEVLSLYLHLITTANTPVNWTCEQEYSSNLPSTVTQLTTSTEVAVGSFGQDPQESFSDDFYRLGFIVVSICGGFLILLTAYCLLERKKLQRQLHRTTMSSDWGLHVVENFKIQDEEYEMNDQRTQLGLHLSTVF; encoded by the exons ATGAACAACTTTACACCCCTTCACTTCTACAGAACCAAG GGGAAGAATGTGTGTGTTCTCATGCTACTGTGTGTTCCCCTCTCCATGATGGACATCCCTGGTCCTTGCAAACATGCCATAACCATGGACCACCTGCTACAACTAAAACAACTA ATCAGTAATCAGCTGCGGACTGGCTGTTCAATCACATATACATTCATAGAAAGAAAACACCTG AGCGTGGTGTGTTATGTCAAAGCTGCTCTGCCAAGGGTGCTCGAACTGTTTAACGTCCACTTCAGATACGTGCGGGGCTCGGGAAGCGCTCAAGCTGTGGTCTCCATACAGAACCTCATTCTCAACTTCTACTCCCAACACTGCATACCGTCACTGGACGAGCAactggag GAGGACCCTGTAGCATTCGAGAGGCAATACAAAGAGTCTCCTGTCCAAGCACTTCAAAGAGTCGAGGAGGTTCTGTCCCTCTACTTGCACCTCATCACAACCGCAAACACTCCTGTTAACTGGACCTGCGAGCAAGAGTATAGCAGCAATCTACCCTCTACTGTAACACAGCTAACCACCAGcacag AGGTTGCGGTAGGATCGTTCGGGCAAGATCCTCAGGAGTCGTTCAGCGATGATTTCTACAGGCTGGGCTTCATTGTGGTCTCCATCTGTGGAGGATTTCTTATTTTACTCACTGCCTACTGCCTCCTAGAGAGAAAG AAGCTTCAGCGTCAGCTTCACAGAACAACAATGTCATCAGATTGGGG ATTGCATGTTGTTGAAAACTTTAAAATCCAAGATGAAGAAT ACGAGATGAATGACCAACGGACACAGCTTGGCTTACACCTCTCCACTGTCTTCTAA
- the csf1b gene encoding macrophage colony-stimulating factor 1b isoform X1, with product MNNFTPLHFYRTKGKNVCVLMLLCVPLSMMDIPGPCKHAITMDHLLQLKQLNCLFILQISNQLRTGCSITYTFIERKHLSVVCYVKAALPRVLELFNVHFRYVRGSGSAQAVVSIQNLILNFYSQHCIPSLDEQLEEDPVAFERQYKESPVQALQRVEEVLSLYLHLITTANTPVNWTCEQEYSSNLPSTVTQLTTSTEVAVGSFGQDPQESFSDDFYRLGFIVVSICGGFLILLTAYCLLERKKLQRQLHRTTMSSDWGLHVVENFKIQDEEYEMNDQRTQLGLHLSTVF from the exons ATGAACAACTTTACACCCCTTCACTTCTACAGAACCAAG GGGAAGAATGTGTGTGTTCTCATGCTACTGTGTGTTCCCCTCTCCATGATGGACATCCCTGGTCCTTGCAAACATGCCATAACCATGGACCACCTGCTACAACTAAAACAACTA AACTGTCTTTTTATCCTTCAGATCAGTAATCAGCTGCGGACTGGCTGTTCAATCACATATACATTCATAGAAAGAAAACACCTG AGCGTGGTGTGTTATGTCAAAGCTGCTCTGCCAAGGGTGCTCGAACTGTTTAACGTCCACTTCAGATACGTGCGGGGCTCGGGAAGCGCTCAAGCTGTGGTCTCCATACAGAACCTCATTCTCAACTTCTACTCCCAACACTGCATACCGTCACTGGACGAGCAactggag GAGGACCCTGTAGCATTCGAGAGGCAATACAAAGAGTCTCCTGTCCAAGCACTTCAAAGAGTCGAGGAGGTTCTGTCCCTCTACTTGCACCTCATCACAACCGCAAACACTCCTGTTAACTGGACCTGCGAGCAAGAGTATAGCAGCAATCTACCCTCTACTGTAACACAGCTAACCACCAGcacag AGGTTGCGGTAGGATCGTTCGGGCAAGATCCTCAGGAGTCGTTCAGCGATGATTTCTACAGGCTGGGCTTCATTGTGGTCTCCATCTGTGGAGGATTTCTTATTTTACTCACTGCCTACTGCCTCCTAGAGAGAAAG AAGCTTCAGCGTCAGCTTCACAGAACAACAATGTCATCAGATTGGGG ATTGCATGTTGTTGAAAACTTTAAAATCCAAGATGAAGAAT ACGAGATGAATGACCAACGGACACAGCTTGGCTTACACCTCTCCACTGTCTTCTAA
- the csf1b gene encoding macrophage colony-stimulating factor 1b isoform X3, with translation MLLCVPLSMMDIPGPCKHAITMDHLLQLKQLNCLFILQISNQLRTGCSITYTFIERKHLSVVCYVKAALPRVLELFNVHFRYVRGSGSAQAVVSIQNLILNFYSQHCIPSLDEQLEEDPVAFERQYKESPVQALQRVEEVLSLYLHLITTANTPVNWTCEQEYSSNLPSTVTQLTTSTEVAVGSFGQDPQESFSDDFYRLGFIVVSICGGFLILLTAYCLLERKKLQRQLHRTTMSSDWGLHVVENFKIQDEEYEMNDQRTQLGLHLSTVF, from the exons ATGCTACTGTGTGTTCCCCTCTCCATGATGGACATCCCTGGTCCTTGCAAACATGCCATAACCATGGACCACCTGCTACAACTAAAACAACTA AACTGTCTTTTTATCCTTCAGATCAGTAATCAGCTGCGGACTGGCTGTTCAATCACATATACATTCATAGAAAGAAAACACCTG AGCGTGGTGTGTTATGTCAAAGCTGCTCTGCCAAGGGTGCTCGAACTGTTTAACGTCCACTTCAGATACGTGCGGGGCTCGGGAAGCGCTCAAGCTGTGGTCTCCATACAGAACCTCATTCTCAACTTCTACTCCCAACACTGCATACCGTCACTGGACGAGCAactggag GAGGACCCTGTAGCATTCGAGAGGCAATACAAAGAGTCTCCTGTCCAAGCACTTCAAAGAGTCGAGGAGGTTCTGTCCCTCTACTTGCACCTCATCACAACCGCAAACACTCCTGTTAACTGGACCTGCGAGCAAGAGTATAGCAGCAATCTACCCTCTACTGTAACACAGCTAACCACCAGcacag AGGTTGCGGTAGGATCGTTCGGGCAAGATCCTCAGGAGTCGTTCAGCGATGATTTCTACAGGCTGGGCTTCATTGTGGTCTCCATCTGTGGAGGATTTCTTATTTTACTCACTGCCTACTGCCTCCTAGAGAGAAAG AAGCTTCAGCGTCAGCTTCACAGAACAACAATGTCATCAGATTGGGG ATTGCATGTTGTTGAAAACTTTAAAATCCAAGATGAAGAAT ACGAGATGAATGACCAACGGACACAGCTTGGCTTACACCTCTCCACTGTCTTCTAA
- the csf1b gene encoding macrophage colony-stimulating factor 1b isoform X4 — translation MLLCVPLSMMDIPGPCKHAITMDHLLQLKQLISNQLRTGCSITYTFIERKHLSVVCYVKAALPRVLELFNVHFRYVRGSGSAQAVVSIQNLILNFYSQHCIPSLDEQLEEDPVAFERQYKESPVQALQRVEEVLSLYLHLITTANTPVNWTCEQEYSSNLPSTVTQLTTSTEVAVGSFGQDPQESFSDDFYRLGFIVVSICGGFLILLTAYCLLERKKLQRQLHRTTMSSDWGLHVVENFKIQDEEYEMNDQRTQLGLHLSTVF, via the exons ATGCTACTGTGTGTTCCCCTCTCCATGATGGACATCCCTGGTCCTTGCAAACATGCCATAACCATGGACCACCTGCTACAACTAAAACAACTA ATCAGTAATCAGCTGCGGACTGGCTGTTCAATCACATATACATTCATAGAAAGAAAACACCTG AGCGTGGTGTGTTATGTCAAAGCTGCTCTGCCAAGGGTGCTCGAACTGTTTAACGTCCACTTCAGATACGTGCGGGGCTCGGGAAGCGCTCAAGCTGTGGTCTCCATACAGAACCTCATTCTCAACTTCTACTCCCAACACTGCATACCGTCACTGGACGAGCAactggag GAGGACCCTGTAGCATTCGAGAGGCAATACAAAGAGTCTCCTGTCCAAGCACTTCAAAGAGTCGAGGAGGTTCTGTCCCTCTACTTGCACCTCATCACAACCGCAAACACTCCTGTTAACTGGACCTGCGAGCAAGAGTATAGCAGCAATCTACCCTCTACTGTAACACAGCTAACCACCAGcacag AGGTTGCGGTAGGATCGTTCGGGCAAGATCCTCAGGAGTCGTTCAGCGATGATTTCTACAGGCTGGGCTTCATTGTGGTCTCCATCTGTGGAGGATTTCTTATTTTACTCACTGCCTACTGCCTCCTAGAGAGAAAG AAGCTTCAGCGTCAGCTTCACAGAACAACAATGTCATCAGATTGGGG ATTGCATGTTGTTGAAAACTTTAAAATCCAAGATGAAGAAT ACGAGATGAATGACCAACGGACACAGCTTGGCTTACACCTCTCCACTGTCTTCTAA